In Phaeobacter gallaeciensis DSM 26640, a genomic segment contains:
- the tolR gene encoding protein TolR translates to MGASVQPNAANGRRRGRRRSRARPMAEINVTPFVDVMLVLLIIFMVAAPLMTVGVPVELPKTAAGALPGDEEEPLTVTMTASGEIQIQTTPVAPDELIAKLRAIAAERSSDQVFLRADGAIPYEAVMQVMGALNAGGFSSVGLVTDVGGPSLDGRAVDDGGQ, encoded by the coding sequence ATGGGGGCCTCGGTTCAACCCAATGCCGCCAACGGGCGGCGTCGCGGCAGGCGGCGCAGCCGCGCCCGGCCGATGGCGGAAATCAACGTCACGCCCTTTGTCGATGTGATGCTGGTTTTGCTGATCATCTTCATGGTGGCCGCCCCCTTGATGACCGTGGGTGTGCCTGTGGAGCTGCCGAAGACCGCCGCCGGGGCCTTGCCCGGGGATGAGGAAGAGCCACTGACCGTGACCATGACCGCCAGTGGTGAGATCCAGATCCAGACCACACCGGTGGCCCCGGATGAGCTGATCGCCAAATTGCGCGCCATCGCAGCGGAGCGGTCCTCCGATCAGGTGTTCCTGCGCGCGGATGGGGCGATCCCCTATGAGGCGGTGATGCAGGTGATGGGCGCGCTGAACGCCGGTGGCTTCTCCAGCGTTGGGCTGGTGACCGATGTGGGTGGCCCGAGCCTTGACGGGCGGGCCGTCGACGACGGCGGGCAATAG
- a CDS encoding 50S ribosomal protein L11 methyltransferase — MPTFTALTTLTGKAPAEALGEAMERLTPEPTGLGVFEVEDGSGLWEVGGYFTETPDEAGLALLATMFDAQPFVISELPETDWVAHVRRELAPVEAGRFFVYGSHDADKVPGDRIPLLIEAAMAFGTGHHGTTLGCLKALDKLIEDGFVGDKVADIGCGTAVLAMAAARVWDGQILASDIDQVAVDVAEANLKANDMEGRVHCLEAAGFDAPALVEAAPFDLIFANILKGPLVALAPDVAAHLRSDGYAILSGLLNEQADEVQGVYAQNGINLVQRSEIGDWTTLLLQKTG; from the coding sequence ATGCCCACCTTCACCGCCCTCACGACCCTCACCGGAAAAGCCCCCGCCGAAGCGCTCGGCGAGGCGATGGAGCGCCTGACGCCCGAGCCCACCGGCCTTGGCGTCTTTGAGGTTGAGGATGGCTCCGGCCTTTGGGAGGTTGGCGGCTACTTCACCGAGACCCCGGATGAGGCCGGTCTGGCGTTGCTGGCGACCATGTTCGACGCCCAGCCCTTTGTGATCTCGGAGCTGCCGGAGACCGACTGGGTGGCCCATGTGCGCCGCGAACTGGCTCCGGTCGAGGCGGGCCGGTTCTTCGTCTACGGCAGCCATGATGCCGACAAGGTGCCGGGGGATCGCATTCCTCTTCTGATTGAGGCGGCCATGGCCTTTGGCACCGGCCATCACGGCACTACATTGGGCTGTCTGAAGGCGCTGGACAAGCTGATCGAGGATGGTTTTGTCGGTGACAAAGTGGCCGATATCGGCTGTGGTACCGCGGTGCTGGCGATGGCGGCCGCGCGCGTCTGGGACGGGCAGATCCTGGCCAGCGATATTGATCAGGTCGCTGTGGATGTGGCTGAGGCCAATCTGAAGGCCAACGATATGGAAGGCCGTGTTCACTGCCTTGAGGCGGCGGGCTTTGACGCTCCGGCCCTGGTTGAGGCAGCGCCCTTTGATCTGATCTTCGCCAATATCCTGAAAGGCCCTCTGGTTGCATTGGCACCGGATGTGGCGGCGCATCTGCGCAGCGATGGCTATGCGATTCTCTCCGGTCTTCTCAATGAACAGGCGGATGAGGTGCAGGGCGTTTATGCACAAAATGGCATCAATCTGGTGCAACGCAGTGAGATTGGTGACTGGACGACGCTGCTTTTGCAGAAAACAGGCTGA
- the tolQ gene encoding protein TolQ, which translates to MEAETLALAQEIDFSMWGLFARATLTVKLVMLMLVVASIWSWAIILQKLINYRLARREAAEFDRAFWSGEPLDGLFDQIGPQPKGQSQRIFAAGMTEWRRSHRTDGALIAGAQARIERSMDVAIAKESESVQSGLSILATVGSTAPFVGLFGTVWGIMTAFIEIAEQQNTNLAVVAPGIAEALMATGLGLLAAIPAVIFYNKLSADSDRIIGSYEAFADEFSTILSRQLDS; encoded by the coding sequence ATGGAAGCAGAAACTCTGGCGTTGGCGCAGGAGATTGATTTCTCCATGTGGGGGCTATTCGCGCGGGCGACCCTAACGGTCAAATTGGTGATGCTGATGCTGGTCGTCGCCTCCATTTGGTCTTGGGCGATTATCCTGCAGAAGCTGATCAATTATCGTCTGGCCCGACGTGAGGCGGCGGAGTTTGACCGCGCCTTCTGGTCGGGGGAGCCGCTGGATGGTCTGTTTGATCAGATCGGTCCGCAGCCCAAAGGACAATCACAACGCATCTTTGCGGCCGGCATGACCGAATGGCGGCGCAGTCATCGGACGGATGGGGCGCTGATTGCCGGCGCGCAGGCGCGGATCGAGCGGTCGATGGATGTGGCCATCGCCAAGGAAAGCGAAAGCGTCCAGAGCGGTCTGTCAATCCTCGCCACTGTTGGCTCTACCGCGCCCTTTGTCGGTTTGTTCGGCACGGTCTGGGGCATCATGACCGCCTTTATCGAGATTGCGGAGCAGCAGAACACCAACCTCGCCGTGGTGGCGCCGGGCATCGCCGAGGCGTTGATGGCGACGGGGCTTGGCCTGTTGGCGGCGATTCCTGCGGTGATTTTCTACAACAAGCTGAGCGCCGACAGCGACCGTATCATCGGCAGCTATGAGGCCTTTGCTGATGAGTTTTCCACCATTCTCAGCCGTCAGCTGGACTCCTGA
- a CDS encoding MFS transporter, protein MFKPVPTEAAASMPLWRRPTTLLFVMALTMPIAFNTWSALLNNFVIEAANFDGADIGLLHTVREIPGFLAIGVIAVILFVREQVLGLVSLMMLGVATAVTAWFPSLGGLLTITLLSSIGFHYYETVNQSLQLQWLPKTRAPQILGWLVAAGSAATLVVYSLIALLWEPLGLTYNTVFLLAGGTTTVLALFCLLAYPQFDAPHPQTKRLILRRRYWLYYALQFMAGARRQIFVVFAGFMMVEKFGFAVHELTGLYLINLVINMIAAPLLGRAVARFGERRTLIFEYTGLALVFAAYGGLYWFSWGVVLAGVLYVVDHILFGLALALKTYFQKIADPSDIAPTAAVAFTINHIAAVVLPVTLGLLWVVSPAAVFALAACMALISLTLSLLIPRHPEPGNETIFVKWRGAAPAE, encoded by the coding sequence ATGTTCAAACCTGTCCCCACCGAAGCTGCCGCTTCCATGCCGCTCTGGCGGCGCCCTACGACGCTGTTGTTCGTGATGGCGCTGACGATGCCCATCGCTTTCAATACGTGGAGCGCGCTGCTCAACAACTTTGTCATTGAGGCCGCAAATTTCGACGGCGCTGACATTGGCCTGCTGCATACGGTGCGGGAGATTCCGGGATTTCTGGCCATTGGCGTCATCGCGGTGATCCTGTTTGTGCGCGAACAGGTGCTGGGGCTGGTCTCCTTGATGATGCTGGGCGTGGCGACGGCGGTCACCGCCTGGTTCCCCAGTCTTGGCGGGCTGCTCACGATCACGCTGCTCAGCTCCATCGGGTTTCATTACTATGAAACGGTGAACCAATCACTGCAGCTGCAATGGCTGCCAAAGACCCGCGCGCCGCAGATCCTGGGCTGGCTGGTGGCGGCGGGGTCGGCGGCAACGCTGGTGGTCTACAGCCTGATCGCGCTGCTGTGGGAACCATTGGGCCTCACCTATAATACCGTCTTCCTGCTGGCAGGGGGAACCACCACGGTTCTAGCGCTCTTCTGCCTGCTGGCCTATCCGCAGTTTGATGCCCCGCATCCGCAGACCAAACGCCTGATCCTGAGGCGCCGCTACTGGCTCTATTATGCGTTGCAGTTCATGGCGGGCGCGCGGCGGCAGATCTTCGTCGTCTTTGCCGGTTTCATGATGGTGGAGAAATTCGGCTTTGCGGTGCATGAGCTGACCGGCCTCTATCTGATCAACCTGGTGATCAATATGATCGCGGCACCACTGCTGGGCCGCGCGGTGGCTCGTTTTGGTGAGCGCCGCACGCTGATCTTTGAATACACCGGACTGGCGCTGGTTTTTGCCGCTTATGGCGGGCTCTACTGGTTCAGCTGGGGCGTGGTACTGGCCGGGGTGCTTTATGTGGTGGACCATATCCTGTTTGGGCTGGCCCTGGCGCTGAAGACCTATTTTCAGAAAATCGCTGACCCGTCTGATATCGCGCCGACAGCTGCCGTGGCCTTTACCATCAACCATATCGCGGCGGTGGTGCTGCCGGTCACACTGGGCCTGCTGTGGGTGGTTTCCCCGGCTGCGGTCTTCGCTTTGGCGGCCTGTATGGCGCTGATCTCGCTCACCCTGTCGCTGCTGATCCCGCGCCACCCGGAGCCGGGCAATGAGACGATCTTTGTGAAATGGCGCGGCGCTGCCCCGGCGGAGTAA
- the ruvB gene encoding Holliday junction branch migration DNA helicase RuvB → MIDADPTLRPAPLPEDSAAENDRALRPQGLGEFIGQAEARANLRVFIESARRRGEAMDHTLFHGPPGLGKTTLAQIVARELGVNFRMTSGPVLAKAGDLAAILTNLESRDVLFIDEIHRLNPAVEEVLYPAMEDFELDLVIGEGPAARTVRIELQPFTLVGATTRMGLLTTPLRDRFGIPTRLQFYTVDELFEIVSRNARKLGAPADDDGAREIARRARGTPRIAGRLLRRVVDFAVVEGDGTITRELADGALTRLGVDQLGLDGADRRYLRMVAENYGGGPVGIETMSAALSESRDALEEVIEPYLLQQGLIQRTPRGRMLAHKAWAHLGLTPPRGQGDLLL, encoded by the coding sequence ATGATTGACGCCGACCCCACCCTGCGCCCTGCGCCTCTGCCCGAAGATAGCGCTGCCGAAAATGACCGTGCCCTGCGCCCGCAGGGGTTGGGGGAATTTATCGGTCAGGCCGAGGCTCGCGCGAACCTGCGTGTCTTCATCGAATCTGCCCGCCGCCGGGGCGAAGCGATGGATCACACGCTGTTTCATGGTCCCCCCGGTTTGGGCAAAACCACGCTGGCGCAGATCGTCGCTCGGGAGTTGGGCGTGAACTTCCGCATGACCTCGGGGCCGGTGCTGGCCAAGGCCGGTGATCTGGCGGCGATCCTCACCAACTTGGAATCGCGTGATGTGTTGTTCATCGACGAAATCCACCGGCTGAACCCGGCGGTGGAGGAGGTGCTCTACCCGGCGATGGAGGATTTTGAGCTGGATTTGGTGATCGGCGAGGGGCCGGCTGCGCGCACTGTGCGGATCGAGTTGCAGCCCTTCACGCTGGTGGGGGCCACCACGCGCATGGGTCTGTTGACCACTCCGCTGCGCGACCGCTTCGGCATCCCGACACGACTGCAATTCTACACCGTGGATGAGCTGTTCGAGATCGTCAGCCGCAACGCCCGCAAACTGGGAGCCCCCGCCGATGATGACGGCGCCCGCGAGATCGCGCGGCGCGCCCGCGGCACACCCAGGATCGCCGGACGGCTCCTGCGCCGCGTCGTGGACTTCGCGGTTGTCGAGGGCGATGGCACCATCACAAGGGAGCTGGCGGATGGCGCGCTGACGCGGCTCGGGGTGGATCAGTTGGGGCTGGACGGCGCCGACCGGCGCTATCTGCGGATGGTGGCCGAGAACTATGGCGGTGGACCCGTCGGGATTGAAACCATGTCTGCCGCGCTGAGCGAAAGCCGCGACGCGCTGGAGGAGGTGATCGAGCCTTACCTGCTGCAACAGGGGCTGATCCAGCGCACGCCGCGCGGCCGGATGTTGGCGCATAAGGCCTGGGCTCATCTCGGATTGACCCCGCCACGCGGTCAGGGCGACCTGCTGCTGTAA
- the tilS gene encoding tRNA lysidine(34) synthetase TilS gives MPARLGVAVSGGGDSMALMHLLHECFADVGVEICVATVDHGLRPTSGAEAQMVAGAAAKLGMAHDILQWCDRPTAGQAGNLQEQARIARYALLTSWAQLNDISTVALGHTADDQAETLLMRLGRSSGVSGLSAMSRSRAMEGVTLLRPLLEVTREELRDYLRARDCDWVEDPSNEDARFERVRVRQAMDALAPLGLTVERLAAVARNMGAAREALDWYTFLAARDMAEVRDGAIVIDQRQFRTLPDEIAHRLLVRTVQWVSGAVHPPRRDPMVKARDAVRHGGSFTLGGCRMITRKQRTWVCREYKPVAEEVALPGKIWDGRWRVFGGEVKGHEVRALGPEGLLHCPDWRQAEVPGAVLQATPAVWKQDELIAAPLAGNGNGWTAELVQNSEEFFTALLSH, from the coding sequence CTGCCTGCGAGGCTGGGGGTCGCGGTTTCGGGTGGGGGTGATTCGATGGCGCTCATGCATCTGCTGCATGAGTGTTTTGCCGATGTTGGTGTTGAGATCTGTGTCGCGACTGTGGACCACGGGTTGCGCCCGACCTCCGGCGCGGAGGCGCAGATGGTTGCGGGGGCCGCTGCCAAACTGGGCATGGCCCACGACATCCTGCAATGGTGTGACCGCCCGACGGCAGGGCAGGCGGGCAATTTGCAGGAACAGGCGCGCATTGCGCGCTATGCGCTGCTGACCTCCTGGGCGCAGTTGAATGACATCTCCACTGTTGCGCTGGGGCATACGGCGGATGATCAGGCCGAAACGCTGCTGATGCGGCTGGGCCGGTCGTCGGGTGTCTCTGGCCTGTCGGCCATGTCGCGCAGCCGGGCAATGGAGGGGGTGACGCTGCTGCGCCCGTTGTTGGAGGTCACACGCGAAGAGCTGCGTGACTATCTGCGCGCCCGTGATTGCGACTGGGTCGAGGATCCGAGCAATGAAGATGCGCGGTTCGAACGGGTCAGGGTGCGTCAGGCAATGGACGCGCTGGCACCGTTGGGGTTGACGGTGGAGCGGCTTGCGGCCGTGGCGCGCAATATGGGCGCCGCCCGCGAAGCGCTGGATTGGTATACGTTTCTGGCCGCCCGAGATATGGCCGAGGTGCGCGATGGCGCGATTGTGATTGACCAACGACAGTTCCGCACTCTGCCGGATGAGATTGCCCATCGGTTGCTGGTACGGACGGTGCAATGGGTCAGCGGGGCGGTGCATCCGCCGCGACGGGATCCGATGGTCAAGGCGCGCGACGCGGTGCGCCATGGTGGGTCCTTCACCCTTGGGGGCTGCCGGATGATCACCCGGAAACAGCGTACTTGGGTTTGCCGCGAATATAAACCAGTGGCCGAAGAGGTGGCGCTGCCGGGCAAAATCTGGGACGGGCGCTGGCGGGTTTTCGGCGGAGAAGTCAAAGGCCATGAGGTGCGCGCGCTGGGACCGGAGGGTTTGCTGCATTGCCCTGACTGGCGTCAGGCCGAGGTACCCGGCGCAGTTTTACAGGCGACGCCGGCGGTGTGGAAACAGGATGAGCTGATTGCCGCCCCATTGGCGGGAAATGGCAATGGATGGACCGCAGAACTGGTCCAGAACAGCGAAGAGTTCTTCACAGCTCTTTTATCGCATTGA
- the ybgC gene encoding tol-pal system-associated acyl-CoA thioesterase — MIHRFPVRVYYEDTDMGGIVYHANYLRFIERARSDWVRNLGNDQNAMRDAGLIWVVRRIEADYLAPAKFDEELRIETEVQKVTPARLTMSQQVFRGETELFRAIVTVVCVNADSGAPIRLPAEIRALL, encoded by the coding sequence ATGATCCACCGCTTTCCGGTTCGGGTATATTACGAAGACACCGACATGGGCGGGATCGTCTATCACGCCAATTATCTGCGCTTCATCGAACGCGCCCGCAGTGACTGGGTGCGCAACCTTGGCAATGATCAGAACGCCATGCGCGACGCCGGGCTGATCTGGGTGGTGCGCCGCATTGAGGCGGATTACCTCGCCCCTGCCAAATTCGATGAGGAACTGCGGATCGAGACCGAAGTGCAGAAGGTGACACCAGCGCGGCTCACAATGTCGCAGCAGGTGTTTCGCGGCGAGACGGAGCTGTTTCGCGCGATTGTCACCGTGGTTTGCGTCAATGCCGATAGCGGCGCGCCGATCCGCCTTCCGGCAGAGATTCGCGCATTGCTGTAA
- the tolB gene encoding Tol-Pal system beta propeller repeat protein TolB, which produces MRTYLATLVMGATLLGAAVMTSALPAQAQDGPLRIEITDGVIEPLPYAVPGFVPETPAAAELARDISRVIAADLSGTGLFREVPASAHISKVTDFDAAVSYADWKAVNAQALITGALSVNGNRLTVRFRGYDVFAEKELGTGLQFSGTTDGWRRMAHKVADVIYSRITGESGYFDSRVVFVSESGPKNDRRKRLAIMDYDGANVQYLTNSASIVLAPRFSPTGDRVLYTSYESGFPQIHVLDVGSVQRRVLSTDNGIMSFAPRFAPDGRTVVYSQSQGGNTDIFTMNIDTGARTRLTSAPSIETAPSFSPDGSQIVFESDRSGAPQLYVMAATGGEARRISFGAGRYGTPVWSPRGDMIAFTKQNKGRFHIGVMRTDGSEERLLTASFLDEGPTWSPNGRVIMFTRETQGASGRALLYSVDVSGRNLKPVRTPDGASDPAWSPLQN; this is translated from the coding sequence ATGAGGACATATCTGGCAACGCTTGTGATGGGCGCGACCCTGCTGGGAGCGGCGGTGATGACGTCTGCTCTGCCTGCGCAGGCACAGGATGGCCCCTTGCGGATCGAAATCACCGACGGGGTGATCGAACCCTTGCCCTATGCGGTGCCGGGCTTCGTGCCCGAAACCCCTGCTGCGGCTGAATTGGCACGCGACATTTCGCGGGTGATCGCAGCAGATCTGAGCGGAACAGGCCTGTTTCGCGAGGTGCCTGCCTCTGCCCATATCTCCAAAGTCACCGATTTTGACGCCGCCGTGTCTTATGCCGACTGGAAGGCTGTGAATGCGCAGGCGCTGATCACCGGCGCGCTCAGCGTCAATGGCAACCGTCTGACAGTGCGGTTCCGGGGCTATGATGTCTTTGCGGAGAAAGAACTTGGCACCGGGCTGCAATTTTCCGGCACCACCGATGGCTGGCGGCGCATGGCGCATAAGGTGGCGGATGTGATCTACAGTCGCATCACCGGTGAGAGCGGCTATTTCGACAGCCGGGTGGTGTTTGTCTCCGAAAGCGGTCCGAAGAATGACCGGCGCAAGCGCTTGGCGATCATGGATTACGACGGCGCCAATGTGCAGTATTTGACCAACAGCGCCTCCATTGTACTGGCGCCGCGGTTCTCCCCCACCGGTGACCGGGTGCTTTATACCAGTTATGAAAGCGGCTTTCCCCAGATCCATGTGCTGGATGTGGGCAGCGTTCAGCGTCGGGTGCTGTCGACGGACAACGGCATCATGAGTTTTGCACCGCGCTTTGCCCCGGATGGGCGCACCGTGGTTTATTCGCAGTCGCAAGGCGGCAATACCGATATCTTCACCATGAATATCGACACCGGTGCCCGCACCCGCCTGACCAGTGCGCCGTCGATTGAAACAGCCCCGTCGTTTTCGCCGGATGGCAGCCAGATTGTTTTTGAAAGCGATCGCTCCGGCGCGCCGCAGCTTTATGTGATGGCGGCCACCGGCGGTGAGGCCCGACGGATTAGCTTTGGCGCCGGGCGCTACGGTACGCCGGTGTGGTCACCGCGTGGCGACATGATTGCCTTCACCAAGCAGAACAAGGGGCGGTTCCATATCGGTGTAATGCGCACCGATGGCAGCGAGGAACGTCTTTTGACGGCGTCTTTTCTGGATGAAGGGCCAACCTGGTCGCCCAATGGTCGGGTGATCATGTTCACCCGTGAGACCCAGGGCGCCAGCGGTCGGGCTCTGCTTTATTCAGTGGATGTGTCAGGGCGCAATCTGAAACCGGTGCGCACCCCGGATGGCGCATCAGACCCGGCGTGGTCACCGCTGCAGAACTGA
- the pal gene encoding peptidoglycan-associated lipoprotein Pal, protein MSGLTKAMLVAAALGLSACAGNPWDDTAGGNGSGAGAGAGAAGQLDPSSPAYFQQTVGDRVLFAVDQSTLSPAAQSVLQGQARWLTANPDYVVTIEGHADEQGTREYNLALGARRANAAREYLLSQGVAGNRLQVVSFGKERPLEICSNEACYTKNRRAVTVLAGGLTG, encoded by the coding sequence ATGAGTGGTTTGACAAAAGCAATGCTGGTGGCAGCGGCATTGGGACTGAGTGCCTGTGCAGGCAATCCTTGGGACGACACGGCTGGGGGCAATGGCTCCGGTGCGGGAGCGGGCGCAGGCGCCGCGGGACAGCTTGATCCCAGCAGTCCGGCCTATTTCCAGCAAACTGTTGGCGATCGGGTGTTGTTTGCCGTAGACCAATCGACGCTGTCGCCCGCCGCACAAAGCGTCCTGCAGGGGCAGGCGCGCTGGCTGACTGCAAACCCGGATTATGTGGTCACCATCGAAGGCCACGCGGATGAGCAGGGCACGCGGGAATATAACCTCGCCCTCGGGGCGCGCCGCGCCAATGCCGCGCGGGAATACCTCCTGTCGCAAGGGGTGGCGGGCAACCGTCTGCAGGTTGTCAGCTTTGGCAAGGAACGCCCGCTGGAGATCTGCTCGAACGAGGCCTGCTACACCAAGAACCGTCGCGCGGTCACCGTGCTGGCGGGTGGCCTGACGGGGTAA
- the ruvA gene encoding Holliday junction branch migration protein RuvA, which produces MIGKLTGRLEYRSTDHVLIDVRGVGYIVYCSERTMAALPGVGEAVALYTDMVVREDLMQLYGFPSLVEKEWHRLLTSVQGVGAKVSLAILGALGPDGVSRAIALGDWAAVKAAKGVGPKTAQRIVLDLKDKAPGVMAMGGTIADAMDGPGLDVVESAAPVETSKKPRKAPPKQPSGAAAASAGALSALGNLGYGPSDAAAAVAEAAATYPDADEAELIRAALRLLAPKG; this is translated from the coding sequence GTGATCGGAAAACTGACCGGACGACTGGAATATCGCAGCACTGACCATGTGCTGATCGACGTGCGCGGCGTCGGCTACATCGTCTACTGCTCCGAGCGCACGATGGCAGCGCTGCCGGGGGTGGGCGAGGCGGTGGCGCTTTATACCGATATGGTGGTGCGCGAGGATCTGATGCAGCTCTACGGCTTCCCCTCGCTGGTGGAAAAGGAATGGCACCGCCTCCTGACCTCGGTGCAGGGGGTCGGGGCGAAGGTCTCGCTGGCCATTCTTGGCGCGCTTGGCCCTGATGGCGTCAGCCGCGCCATTGCTCTGGGCGACTGGGCGGCGGTGAAGGCGGCCAAGGGCGTTGGTCCCAAGACCGCGCAGCGCATCGTGCTGGACCTGAAGGACAAGGCGCCGGGCGTGATGGCCATGGGCGGCACCATCGCCGACGCCATGGACGGCCCCGGTCTGGATGTCGTTGAATCCGCCGCGCCGGTGGAGACCAGTAAAAAGCCTCGCAAAGCACCACCAAAGCAACCCTCCGGTGCGGCTGCCGCCTCAGCAGGGGCGCTCTCAGCACTTGGCAATCTGGGTTATGGTCCGTCGGATGCTGCCGCTGCTGTGGCCGAAGCCGCTGCAACCTATCCCGACGCCGACGAGGCAGAGCTGATCCGCGCCGCCTTGCGTCTTCTGGCGCCGAAAGGGTGA
- the ruvC gene encoding crossover junction endodeoxyribonuclease RuvC yields the protein MRILGIDPGLRNLGWGVIESRGTRLSHVANGVCTSDGDDLGERLLSLHNQVIEVIEAYAPDQAAIEQTFVNKDGAGTLKLGQARGVALMTLAQAGLPVGEYAPNRVKKTVVGVGHAAKEQILHMVKLQLPGCLPKNADAADALAIAICHAFYGGTQARQLKEKRA from the coding sequence ATGCGAATATTGGGCATCGATCCGGGGTTGCGGAACCTCGGTTGGGGGGTGATCGAATCACGTGGCACCCGCCTCAGCCATGTCGCAAATGGCGTCTGCACCTCCGATGGCGATGATTTGGGCGAACGGCTGCTATCGCTCCACAATCAGGTGATTGAGGTGATCGAGGCCTACGCGCCGGATCAGGCCGCCATTGAACAGACTTTCGTGAACAAGGATGGTGCGGGCACGCTGAAACTGGGTCAGGCGCGGGGTGTTGCGTTGATGACGCTGGCGCAGGCCGGTCTGCCAGTGGGCGAATACGCTCCGAACCGAGTGAAGAAAACTGTGGTCGGCGTAGGTCATGCCGCCAAGGAACAGATCCTGCACATGGTGAAACTTCAGCTGCCCGGATGCCTTCCCAAAAACGCCGATGCGGCAGATGCTCTGGCCATTGCCATCTGTCATGCGTTTTATGGGGGCACGCAGGCCCGCCAGCTGAAGGAGAAGCGCGCGTGA
- a CDS encoding DUF1127 domain-containing protein, translating into MAAFDTTRTTYGTSSLFGRLSAKTASLLAAFVDWNDARTTRQTLGQLNDRELADIGLCRADIDRIAEGKPVF; encoded by the coding sequence ATGGCTGCTTTTGACACCACCCGCACCACCTATGGCACCAGCAGCCTGTTTGGCCGCTTGAGCGCCAAGACCGCCAGCCTTCTGGCAGCGTTCGTCGATTGGAACGACGCTCGTACCACGCGCCAGACGCTGGGTCAGCTGAACGACCGCGAACTGGCAGACATTGGTCTGTGCCGCGCAGACATTGATCGCATTGCCGAGGGCAAGCCGGTCTTCTGA
- the ybgF gene encoding tol-pal system protein YbgF, which produces MQLRPFAIAALALVLAMPPLMARAQDEQTLADIRQELTVLHVEIQRLKREMSTTGSPQTNVTGDSVLDRVSAIEAELQRLTAQTEQLSYRVDRVVQDGTNRIGDLEFRLVELEGGDISQLGETTTLGGGDLPEGGAPTLPATPGTAVDTTSELAVGEQADFDAAKAALDSGAYQEAAEKFAAFTQAYPGSPLAAAVEYNRGKALDGLGDTREAARAYLASFSGNATGETAPKALFELGAALGRLGQTSQACVTLAEVGSRFPGAAETAAAEAERTKLACN; this is translated from the coding sequence ATGCAACTGCGTCCTTTTGCGATTGCCGCCCTTGCGCTGGTGCTGGCCATGCCGCCGCTGATGGCGCGGGCACAGGATGAACAGACGCTTGCCGATATCCGTCAGGAGCTGACGGTTCTGCACGTTGAAATTCAGCGATTGAAGCGGGAGATGTCGACCACCGGCAGCCCGCAGACCAACGTGACGGGTGACAGCGTGCTGGACCGTGTCAGCGCCATTGAGGCAGAGCTGCAGCGTTTGACTGCACAGACGGAACAGCTGTCTTACCGGGTCGATCGCGTGGTGCAGGATGGCACCAACCGGATCGGTGATCTTGAGTTCCGGCTGGTTGAGCTGGAAGGCGGCGATATCTCGCAGCTGGGGGAGACCACCACGCTTGGTGGTGGGGACCTGCCCGAAGGCGGCGCGCCGACCCTGCCCGCGACGCCGGGCACCGCAGTTGATACCACCTCTGAGCTGGCGGTCGGGGAACAGGCGGATTTCGATGCCGCCAAGGCTGCGCTCGACAGTGGCGCCTATCAGGAGGCGGCGGAGAAATTTGCAGCCTTCACGCAGGCTTATCCCGGCAGCCCTCTGGCGGCTGCGGTGGAATATAACCGTGGCAAGGCGTTGGACGGCTTGGGCGATACCCGTGAGGCCGCACGGGCCTATCTGGCGTCCTTCTCTGGCAATGCGACGGGCGAGACCGCGCCAAAAGCCCTGTTTGAACTGGGCGCCGCGTTGGGGCGCCTGGGACAGACCAGCCAGGCCTGCGTGACCCTCGCCGAGGTTGGCAGTCGCTTCCCCGGCGCCGCCGAGACCGCCGCAGCGGAGGCCGAGCGCACCAAACTGGCCTGCAATTGA